From a region of the Penaeus vannamei isolate JL-2024 chromosome 2, ASM4276789v1, whole genome shotgun sequence genome:
- the LOC138865465 gene encoding uncharacterized protein yields the protein MAFDLVHHESLWEILRLQGIPTRIVGLIANLYTGAESHVKSEARLHPCINTFQHLHALDNGQSYFPKSVWSNSGQYQDLDFADVAILSLKSLDLGGLLEEPVHSIRAFGEDVEVAKSFTYLGSAIYDSELSDQEVSRLLAAGATQSTRVFRGAGIYAGLTCL from the exons ATGGCATTTGATTTGGTGCATCACGAATCGTTATGGGAGATCCTAAGACTTCAGGGAATCCCAACACGCATTGTTGgattaatagcaaacctatatactggtgcTGAAAGTCATGTAAA gagtgaggcaaggctgcatCCTTGCattaacacttttcaacacttgcatgcactggataatgggcagagctactttccaaagtcagtgtggagcaactctgggcaatatcaagaccTTGATTTTGCGGATGTTGCAATTTTGAGCCTGAAGTCTCTG GATCTTGGGGGCCTGTTAGAAGAACCTGTTCACTCGATACGTGCTTTcggcgaggacgttgaagtcgcaaagagctttacatacctcgGTAGTGCAATTTATGACTctgagctgtcagaccaggaagtcagtaggcTTTTGGCAGCAGGGGCAACacagtcaacaagagtatttagagGTGCTGGTATATATGCAGGACTTACATGTCTTTAA